The Carassius carassius chromosome 2, fCarCar2.1, whole genome shotgun sequence genome has a segment encoding these proteins:
- the marveld3 gene encoding MARVEL domain-containing protein 3: protein MPESSQHHHTRDKDYSSRDRRDEDREDRRYRDDRSRSHREKQRYTDTQRDPQVYEDSRYHSQGVPSYTETSSSYYDDSQPYHHKRALYNLKYIITSRGICQVMVFFLSLLIVICAGVNYSNSGRYQDIASLGGLYQYYYGGANAFTGAEAQKVQQLDDQFYQLKLPPYVYSMACGGALMLYACAMLALGVFRMPYRFPPLLLAEALLDVLIGLGFIPALAFYFIKLEEIYNNPICKEREAMYSSKGHRGFECNLNGADIAGGLFGVLGVIIFLISAVFAIRAFIRVRKMKQRPTEDDNL, encoded by the exons ATGCCAGAATCAAGCCAGCATCATCACACAAGGGACAAAGACTACTCTAGTCGAGACAGGAGAGATGAGGACCGAGAGGACCGGAGATATAGAGATGACAGATCACGAAGCCACCGAGAGAAGCAAAGATACACTGACACACAAAGGGACCCCCAAGTGTACGAGGACAGCCGATATCACAGTCAGGGAGT GCCCAGTTACACAGAGACATCATCTTCATACTATGATGACAGTCAACCCTACCATCATAAAAGGGCCCTCTACAACCTAAAATACATCATAACAAGCAGAG GCATCTGTCAGGTCATGGTTTTCTTCTTAAGCTTGTTGATCGTCATCTGTGCTGGAGTGAACTACAGTAACTCGGGTCGGTATCAGGATATCGCCAGCTTGGGCGGTTTGTACCAGTACTATTACGGAGGAGCGAATGCATTCACTGGAGCAGAGGCgcagaaggtccagcagctcgaTGACCAGTTCTACCAGCTCAAACTGCCCCCTTACGTCTACAGCATGGCGTGCGGCGGGGCACTGATGCTTTACGCTTGTGCCATGCTGGCCCTCGGCGTGTTTCGCATGCCCTACCGCTTCCCTCCTCTGCTGCTGGCTGAAGCCCTGCTGGATGTGCTCATAGGTCTCGGTTTCATTCCTGCCCTCGCTTTCTACTTCATAAAGCTAGAGGAGATCTACAACAACCCCATCTGTAAAGAGAGGGAAGCCATGTACAGCAGCAAAGGTCACAGAGGGTTCGAGTGCAATCTCAACGGGGCTGACATAGCTGGAGGCTTGTTTGGGGTTCTGGGGGTTATTATATTCCTCATAAGCGCCGTGTTTGCCATCAGAGCCTTCATAAGAGTGAGGAAGATGAAACAGAGGCCGACAGAAGACGACAACCTGTGA